Proteins encoded in a region of the Thermus thermamylovorans genome:
- the hemC gene encoding hydroxymethylbilane synthase, translating into MRVIVVGTRGSALALAQTRFVVERLKESWPEAEFKVKTVKTRGDGGASPLEGAIFVKELQEALLSREVDIAVHSLKDLPTEEPPGLKIAAVPKRQDPRDAFLGRAYKRLEDLPPGAVLGTSSVRRRAQLLAYRPDLRVKDLRGNVDTRLAALGNGEYDAIILAAAGLIRLDLRNRIDQFLEPEVMLPAPGQGALALEVRQGDDLAEELAYALHHHPSADRVRAERAFLKGLGAGCLAPVGALAQVAEDGALSLEGMVLTPDGKSFIRAEIEGEAAEAEELGLELARDVLEQGGRELLAQIRGV; encoded by the coding sequence ATGCGCGTCATCGTGGTGGGAACCCGGGGCAGCGCCCTGGCCCTGGCCCAGACCCGCTTTGTGGTGGAGCGCCTGAAGGAGAGCTGGCCTGAGGCGGAGTTCAAGGTGAAGACGGTGAAGACCCGAGGGGACGGGGGGGCGAGCCCTCTGGAGGGGGCCATCTTCGTCAAGGAGCTGCAGGAGGCGCTTCTTTCCCGGGAAGTCGACATCGCCGTGCACTCCCTGAAGGACCTCCCCACGGAGGAGCCCCCGGGCCTCAAGATCGCCGCCGTTCCCAAAAGGCAAGACCCCCGGGACGCCTTCCTGGGCAGGGCCTACAAGCGCCTGGAAGACCTCCCTCCGGGGGCGGTGCTGGGCACCAGCTCCGTGCGGCGCCGGGCCCAGCTCCTGGCCTACCGGCCGGACCTTCGGGTGAAGGACCTGCGGGGCAACGTGGACACCCGCCTGGCCGCCTTGGGGAATGGGGAGTACGACGCCATCATCCTGGCGGCGGCGGGGCTCATCCGGCTGGACCTCCGGAACCGCATCGACCAGTTCCTGGAGCCCGAGGTGATGCTCCCCGCCCCTGGGCAGGGGGCCCTGGCCCTGGAGGTGCGCCAGGGGGACGATCTGGCGGAGGAGCTGGCCTACGCCCTCCACCACCACCCCTCCGCCGACCGGGTGCGGGCGGAGCGGGCCTTTTTGAAGGGCCTTGGGGCCGGGTGCCTGGCCCCGGTGGGGGCCCTGGCCCAGGTGGCGGAGGACGGCGCCCTTTCCCTCGAGGGGATGGTCCTTACCCCCGATGGCAAGAGCTTCATCCGGGCGGAGATCGAGGGGGAGGCCGCGGAGGCGGAGGAGCTCGGCCTGGAGCTGGCCCGGGACGTGCTGGAGCAGGGGGGGCGGGAGCTTCTGGCTCAAATCCGAGGGGTTTAG
- the perR gene encoding manganese-dependent transcriptional regulator PerR, whose amino-acid sequence MALKRLTRQRKAVLEVVRRAHNHPDAAWIYQEVRKVVPKVSLGTIYRTLDALVAEGYLLPITKAGEATRYDANLHPHLHLVCEACGEIVDLEVALPDLVALAQEAHPGVEVRAAEVTYRGLCPTCKGAPRG is encoded by the coding sequence ATGGCGCTGAAGCGCTTGACCCGCCAGCGCAAGGCCGTCCTGGAGGTGGTGCGTAGGGCCCACAACCACCCCGACGCCGCCTGGATCTACCAGGAGGTGCGCAAGGTGGTGCCCAAGGTGAGCCTGGGGACCATCTACCGCACCCTGGACGCCCTGGTGGCGGAGGGCTACCTCCTCCCCATCACCAAGGCAGGGGAGGCCACCCGCTACGACGCCAACCTCCACCCCCACCTGCACCTGGTGTGCGAGGCCTGCGGGGAGATCGTGGACCTGGAGGTGGCCCTGCCCGACCTGGTGGCCCTGGCCCAGGAGGCCCACCCCGGGGTGGAGGTGCGCGCCGCCGAGGTGACTTACAGGGGCCTTTGCCCCACCTGCAAGGGGGCCCCCAGGGGCTAG
- a CDS encoding bifunctional folylpolyglutamate synthase/dihydrofolate synthase — MNPLAWLYARQGVMTLGLERIRALLRLLGDPQEAYPVALVGGTNGKGTAARALAAVLGEAGLRVGLYTSPHLVAFPERIAVGGNPIPEEGLLALLEEVRPHAERVGASFFEAATALALLHFAREGVEFAVLEVGLGGRLDATNAAEPRLSLVTNIGHDHLELLGPTLRDVAREKAGILRRGVPALTAARGEGLEELRAQAGRLGAPLWVLGEAFALAGVEAGPSGLAFRLRLGGEERAFQTPLLGPHQAENLALAAVGGRLLGAPWEAVARALLRVEHPGRLERLPWPGGKELLLDGAHNPEGAWALREALRFHRLLPAAFVLAFSREKDHAAMAEALGDLGPVVLTRYASPRSADPKALLPLFPGASVEEEPLKALERALALMDRVVVAGSLYLVGEVKRALLGLPPEERWQ; from the coding sequence TTGAACCCCTTGGCCTGGCTCTACGCCCGCCAGGGGGTGATGACCCTGGGCCTGGAGCGGATCCGGGCCCTCCTGAGGCTCCTCGGGGACCCCCAGGAGGCCTACCCCGTGGCCCTCGTCGGGGGGACCAACGGCAAGGGCACCGCGGCCCGGGCCCTGGCGGCGGTCCTGGGGGAGGCGGGCCTAAGGGTGGGGCTCTACACCAGCCCCCACCTGGTGGCCTTCCCGGAGCGCATCGCCGTGGGGGGAAACCCCATCCCCGAGGAGGGCCTCCTCGCCCTCCTGGAGGAGGTCCGCCCCCATGCGGAAAGGGTAGGGGCAAGCTTCTTCGAGGCAGCCACCGCCCTGGCCCTCCTCCACTTCGCCCGGGAGGGGGTGGAGTTCGCCGTGCTGGAGGTGGGCCTAGGGGGAAGGCTGGACGCCACCAACGCCGCGGAACCCCGGCTTTCCCTGGTCACCAACATCGGCCACGACCACCTGGAGCTCCTGGGCCCCACCCTGAGGGACGTGGCCCGGGAGAAGGCGGGGATCCTCCGCCGAGGCGTGCCCGCCCTCACCGCCGCCCGGGGGGAGGGGCTGGAGGAGCTCCGCGCCCAGGCGGGGCGCCTGGGGGCTCCCCTTTGGGTCCTGGGGGAGGCCTTCGCCCTCGCCGGGGTGGAGGCGGGGCCTTCGGGCCTCGCCTTTCGCCTCCGGCTTGGGGGGGAGGAAAGGGCCTTCCAGACCCCCCTCCTCGGCCCCCACCAGGCGGAGAACCTGGCCCTGGCGGCGGTGGGGGGGAGGCTTCTGGGCGCCCCCTGGGAGGCGGTGGCGAGGGCCCTCCTCCGGGTGGAGCACCCGGGCAGGCTGGAGCGCCTTCCCTGGCCCGGGGGGAAGGAGCTCCTCCTGGACGGGGCCCACAACCCGGAAGGGGCCTGGGCCTTGCGGGAGGCCCTGCGCTTCCATAGGCTCTTGCCCGCCGCCTTCGTCCTCGCCTTCAGCCGGGAGAAGGACCACGCCGCCATGGCCGAGGCCTTGGGGGACCTCGGCCCCGTGGTCCTCACCCGGTACGCCTCCCCGCGGAGTGCCGATCCCAAGGCCCTCCTTCCCCTCTTCCCGGGGGCCTCGGTGGAGGAAGAACCCCTGAAGGCCCTGGAGCGGGCCTTGGCCCTGATGGATCGGGTGGTGGTGGCGGGAAGCCTCTACCTGGTGGGGGAGGTGAAGCGGGCCCTTTTGGGGCTTCCCCCGGAGGAGAGGTGGCAGTAG
- a CDS encoding aminotransferase class I/II-fold pyridoxal phosphate-dependent enzyme, translated as MSRVPEASVFLVVDEAKRRAREKGVRLLDLSIGSTDLLPPEEPLRVLREALSDPSTYGYCLKSCTLPFLEEASRWYEGRYGARLDPRREALALIGSQEGLAHLLLALTEPHDLLLLPEVAYPSHFGAARVASLRTHLIPLREDGLADLAKVPEAIWREAKVLLLNYPNNPTGAVADWGYFEEALGLARRHGLWLVHDNPYVDQVYEGEAPSPLALPGGKERVVELFSLSKSYNLAGFRLGFALGNEEAMARLERVKGVIDFNQYAGILRMGVAALKTPREVTRGFARVYRERALGMAEALEGALEVLPPRATMYLWGRLPQGVDDLEFALSLVERGVALAPGQGFGPGGRGWVRLALVRPLEELLQAARRVREALD; from the coding sequence ATGAGTAGGGTGCCGGAAGCCTCCGTCTTCCTGGTGGTGGACGAGGCCAAGCGGCGGGCCCGGGAGAAGGGAGTCCGCCTCCTCGACCTCTCCATCGGCTCCACGGACCTGCTCCCCCCGGAAGAACCTCTAAGGGTCCTTAGGGAGGCCCTTTCCGACCCCAGCACCTACGGCTACTGCCTGAAAAGCTGCACCCTGCCCTTCCTGGAAGAGGCCTCCCGCTGGTACGAGGGCCGCTACGGGGCGCGCCTGGACCCCAGGCGGGAGGCCCTGGCCCTCATCGGCAGCCAGGAGGGCCTGGCCCACCTCCTCCTGGCCCTCACCGAGCCCCATGACCTCCTCCTCCTGCCCGAGGTGGCCTACCCCAGCCACTTCGGTGCCGCCCGGGTGGCCTCCTTGAGGACCCACCTCATCCCCTTGCGCGAAGACGGCCTCGCCGACCTGGCGAAGGTGCCGGAAGCCATCTGGCGGGAGGCCAAGGTCCTCCTCCTCAACTACCCCAACAACCCCACGGGGGCGGTGGCGGACTGGGGCTACTTTGAGGAGGCCCTGGGCCTGGCCAGGAGGCACGGCCTCTGGCTGGTCCACGACAACCCCTACGTGGACCAGGTCTACGAGGGGGAGGCTCCCTCCCCCTTGGCCCTCCCTGGAGGCAAGGAGCGGGTGGTGGAGCTCTTCTCCCTCTCCAAGAGCTACAACCTGGCGGGCTTCCGCCTGGGCTTCGCCCTGGGGAACGAGGAGGCCATGGCGCGGCTGGAGCGGGTCAAGGGGGTCATCGATTTCAACCAGTACGCAGGCATCCTGCGCATGGGGGTGGCGGCCCTGAAGACCCCCCGGGAGGTGACCCGCGGCTTCGCCCGGGTCTACCGGGAACGGGCCTTGGGGATGGCCGAGGCCCTGGAGGGGGCCCTCGAGGTCCTCCCCCCCAGGGCCACCATGTACCTCTGGGGCCGCCTGCCCCAGGGGGTGGACGACCTGGAGTTCGCCCTGAGCCTGGTGGAACGGGGGGTGGCCCTGGCCCCGGGGCAGGGGTTCGGGCCGGGGGGCAGGGGGTGGGTGCGCCTCGCCCTGGTGCGCCCCCTGGAAGAGCTCCTCCAGGCGGCCAGGAGGGTTCGGGAGGCCCTGGACTAA
- a CDS encoding MogA/MoaB family molybdenum cofactor biosynthesis protein, producing the protein MFRVGILTVSDKGFRGEREDTTHLALREVLKGGPFEVAAYEMVPDEPPLIKKVLRLWADREGLDLILTNGGTGLSPRDRTPEATRELLEREVPGLAELMRLRGLEKTPMAALSRGVAGVRGKSLILNLPGSPKGARESLEAVLPVLPHALSLLTGKPWREGHHE; encoded by the coding sequence ATGTTCCGCGTGGGCATCCTGACCGTGTCCGACAAGGGCTTCCGCGGGGAGCGGGAGGACACCACCCACCTGGCCCTCCGCGAGGTCCTTAAGGGGGGGCCTTTTGAGGTAGCGGCCTACGAGATGGTCCCCGACGAGCCCCCCCTGATCAAGAAGGTGCTGCGGCTTTGGGCCGACCGGGAGGGGCTGGACCTCATCCTTACCAACGGGGGCACGGGGCTAAGCCCCAGGGACCGGACCCCCGAGGCCACCCGGGAGCTTTTGGAACGGGAGGTGCCGGGCCTTGCCGAGCTCATGCGCCTCAGGGGTTTGGAGAAGACCCCCATGGCCGCCCTTTCCCGGGGCGTGGCGGGGGTGCGGGGGAAAAGCCTCATCCTGAACCTACCGGGAAGCCCCAAGGGGGCCCGGGAGTCCCTGGAGGCGGTGCTCCCCGTGCTGCCCCACGCCCTGAGCCTCCTCACGGGCAAGCCCTGGCGGGAGGGGCACCATGAGTAG
- a CDS encoding M28 family peptidase: MDHLKAVLGFLHLPHRGSATPLEAQASQRLKAFLEGQGVPVRVVPFRGVRSYGPELLLISLLLGLAPVSPVLPLLGALGFFLYFNGWRPWGFLLDRHPSQNLLAWKGQGEKALVLLAHVDTAKTFFLYHPKRVRLFRANFLLNAFLAFLSPLLALTPLKWPLGLYFLLQAALLLHRELSAPYVEGGNDNGSGVAVATALFLETEPPEGWRLGLALTGCEEVGALGAKALLPHLPPGALVLNLDNVGQGELFYAEGEGMLLYHPYRGALLEAARKTPGAKPLRYRLAYFDTLPLTQRGVPCLSLIRLQGGVPPDWHWPTDTFARLDKGALEATLAYTRALLRRVWANG, encoded by the coding sequence GTGGACCACCTGAAAGCGGTGCTCGGCTTCCTCCACCTTCCCCACCGGGGGAGCGCTACGCCCCTCGAGGCCCAGGCTTCCCAGCGCCTGAAGGCCTTCCTGGAGGGCCAGGGGGTCCCCGTCCGGGTGGTCCCCTTCCGGGGCGTGCGGAGCTACGGCCCGGAGCTCCTCCTCATCAGCCTCCTCCTGGGGCTCGCTCCGGTTTCCCCCGTGCTCCCCCTCCTGGGGGCTTTGGGCTTCTTCCTCTACTTCAATGGCTGGCGGCCCTGGGGCTTCCTCCTGGACCGCCACCCCTCGCAGAACCTCCTGGCCTGGAAGGGACAGGGGGAGAAAGCCCTGGTCCTCCTGGCCCACGTGGACACCGCCAAGACCTTCTTCCTCTACCACCCCAAAAGGGTGCGCCTCTTCCGGGCCAACTTCCTCCTGAACGCCTTCCTGGCCTTCCTGTCCCCCCTTCTTGCCCTTACCCCCCTGAAGTGGCCCCTGGGCCTCTACTTCCTCCTCCAGGCCGCCCTCCTCCTCCACCGGGAGCTTTCCGCCCCCTACGTGGAGGGGGGCAACGACAACGGGAGCGGGGTGGCGGTGGCCACCGCCCTCTTCCTGGAGACGGAGCCTCCCGAGGGGTGGCGCCTCGGCCTGGCCCTGACGGGATGCGAGGAGGTGGGGGCCCTGGGGGCCAAGGCCCTCCTCCCCCACCTGCCCCCGGGGGCCCTGGTCCTCAACCTGGACAACGTGGGCCAGGGGGAGCTCTTCTACGCGGAAGGGGAGGGGATGCTCCTCTACCACCCCTACCGGGGGGCCCTCCTCGAGGCGGCCCGCAAAACCCCAGGGGCCAAGCCCCTCCGCTACCGCCTGGCCTACTTTGACACCCTTCCCCTGACCCAAAGGGGCGTACCCTGCCTCAGCCTCATCCGCCTGCAAGGGGGGGTTCCCCCCGACTGGCACTGGCCCACGGACACCTTCGCCCGCCTGGACAAGGGGGCGCTGGAGGCCACCCTGGCCTACACCCGGGCCCTTTTGCGCCGGGTGTGGGCCAACGGGTAA
- a CDS encoding GNAT family N-acetyltransferase produces MWAFPERFVGRYVALEPLGLAHLPEFLAQFDPEVFRFLSRGPKEADEAGLRAHLQALLAEPGRVNWAIRPRPALRARCPGPLPDLTGRISVIAPEPENRKLEIGTMLFRPFWGTPANKEAKYLLLRHAFEVLGAERVQFRVDRRNERSQRALESLGAVREGVLRKNRRLPDGTFRDDVVFSLLREEWPGVRDRLEERLYGGPGGP; encoded by the coding sequence ATGTGGGCCTTCCCCGAGCGCTTTGTGGGGCGGTACGTAGCCCTAGAACCCTTGGGCCTCGCCCACCTGCCGGAGTTCCTGGCCCAGTTCGACCCCGAGGTCTTCCGCTTCCTGAGTCGCGGTCCCAAGGAGGCAGACGAGGCGGGCCTGCGGGCCCACCTCCAGGCCCTCCTCGCCGAGCCCGGGCGGGTGAACTGGGCCATCCGCCCCCGACCCGCCCTGCGCGCCCGCTGCCCGGGCCCTCTGCCCGACCTGACAGGGCGCATCTCTGTGATCGCCCCCGAGCCCGAGAACCGCAAGCTGGAGATCGGCACCATGCTCTTCCGCCCCTTCTGGGGCACCCCAGCCAACAAGGAGGCCAAGTACCTCCTCCTCCGCCACGCCTTCGAGGTCCTCGGGGCGGAGCGGGTGCAGTTCAGGGTGGACCGGAGGAACGAGCGGAGCCAAAGGGCCCTGGAGTCCTTGGGGGCGGTGCGGGAGGGGGTCTTGCGCAAAAACCGCCGGCTTCCCGACGGCACCTTCCGGGACGACGTGGTCTTTAGCCTCCTGCGGGAGGAGTGGCCCGGGGTGAGGGATAGGCTGGAGGAGCGCCTCTATGGAGGCCCGGGAGGCCCTTAG
- a CDS encoding SLC13 family permease: protein MEAREALSLLVLLLTYLGLALGGLPGYRMNRAGVALVGASFLVLLGVLDLGEAWAALDAKTLTFLFGVMVLNAHLGYAGFFGLAAEGLLRLARTPLALLVLLTFGAGILSALFLNDTMALLLTPLLLSIARGLGLNPLPYLLALMGAVNTGSLMTPTGNPQNIVVASLSGLSYLGFVQALWLPALLGLLLQVLLLALLYPEVRSLRPLPPLPPLRYRLHRPLLRKGLLVALGLLLAFLLGYPMAQGALVAAGLLLFTRRLRSERYFLRVDWELLVMFGGLFVVTEGVRRLGLVEALLPLAQSPLGLLLAATLLSLLVSNVPAVLLLAPLVGEERGWLLLAGGSTLAGNLTLLASVANLIVAEGGVREGVRVGFLEHLRFGLPLTLLTLALLYLLLAP from the coding sequence ATGGAGGCCCGGGAGGCCCTTAGCCTCCTGGTCCTCCTCCTCACCTACCTGGGCCTGGCCCTGGGGGGGCTGCCCGGGTACCGCATGAACCGGGCGGGGGTAGCCCTGGTGGGGGCGAGCTTTTTGGTGCTCCTGGGGGTGCTGGACCTGGGGGAGGCCTGGGCCGCCCTGGACGCCAAGACCCTCACCTTCCTCTTCGGGGTCATGGTCCTGAACGCCCACCTGGGCTACGCGGGCTTCTTCGGCCTGGCGGCGGAAGGCCTCCTCCGCCTGGCCCGGACCCCCCTGGCCCTCCTGGTCCTCCTCACCTTCGGGGCGGGGATCCTCTCCGCCCTCTTCCTCAACGACACCATGGCCCTCCTCCTCACCCCCCTCCTCCTCTCCATCGCCCGGGGCCTAGGGCTCAACCCCCTGCCCTACCTCCTCGCCCTCATGGGGGCGGTGAACACCGGAAGCCTCATGACCCCCACGGGCAACCCCCAGAACATCGTGGTGGCAAGCCTCTCGGGCCTCTCCTACCTGGGCTTTGTGCAGGCCCTCTGGCTCCCCGCCCTCCTGGGCCTCCTCCTCCAGGTCCTCCTCCTGGCCCTCCTCTACCCCGAGGTGCGCTCCCTGAGGCCCCTTCCCCCCCTGCCTCCCTTGCGCTACCGCCTGCACCGCCCCCTCCTGCGGAAGGGGCTTCTCGTGGCCCTTGGGCTCCTTCTGGCCTTCCTCCTGGGCTACCCCATGGCCCAGGGGGCCTTGGTGGCCGCGGGGCTTCTCCTCTTCACCCGTAGGCTCCGCTCCGAGCGCTACTTCCTGCGGGTGGACTGGGAGCTTCTGGTGATGTTCGGGGGGCTTTTCGTGGTCACCGAGGGGGTGCGGCGGCTGGGGCTGGTGGAAGCCCTCCTGCCCCTGGCCCAAAGCCCCCTGGGGCTCCTCCTGGCTGCCACCCTCCTCTCCCTCCTGGTCTCCAACGTGCCCGCCGTGCTGCTCCTCGCCCCCTTGGTGGGGGAGGAGCGGGGCTGGCTCCTCCTGGCGGGGGGAAGCACCCTGGCGGGGAACCTCACCCTCCTGGCCAGCGTGGCCAACCTGATCGTGGCCGAAGGAGGGGTCCGGGAAGGGGTGCGGGTGGGCTTCCTGGAGCACCTCCGCTTCGGCCTGCCCCTCACCCTCCTGACCCTGGCCCTCCTCTACCTTCTCCTCGCCCCCTAG
- a CDS encoding NUDIX hydrolase, whose amino-acid sequence MRREILVVAAILLDRQGRVLLVGNDWGRRGQVRYTLPGGTVEPGETVLEALVREVREETGLKVKAIEHLAYAIQVEDRRKDERTLALAFRASYEGLLNPRDPDGHIVEARFFTPEEVAARLGSHRPLQEPLLDYLAGERGRFYAYPGWGLPGVRV is encoded by the coding sequence ATGCGCCGGGAGATCCTGGTGGTGGCGGCCATCCTCCTGGACCGCCAGGGGCGGGTCCTCCTGGTGGGCAACGACTGGGGGCGGCGGGGCCAGGTGCGCTACACCCTGCCCGGGGGAACGGTGGAGCCGGGGGAGACGGTGCTGGAGGCCCTGGTGCGGGAGGTGCGGGAGGAAACGGGCCTGAAGGTGAAGGCCATCGAGCACCTGGCCTACGCCATCCAGGTGGAGGACCGCCGCAAGGACGAGCGCACCCTGGCCTTGGCCTTCCGGGCCAGCTACGAGGGGCTCCTGAACCCCCGGGACCCCGACGGCCACATCGTGGAGGCCCGCTTCTTCACCCCCGAGGAGGTGGCGGCCCGGCTCGGGAGCCACCGCCCCCTGCAGGAACCCCTGCTGGACTACTTGGCGGGGGAGCGGGGCCGCTTCTACGCCTACCCGGGCTGGGGCCTGCCGGGGGTGCGGGTCTAG
- the prfA gene encoding peptide chain release factor 1: MLDKLARLEEEHRELEARLADPEVLKDPKRYQALSRRYAEMGEVIALIREYRKVLQDLEGVEGLLEDPELKEVARAEREALLARKGELERQLERYLLPKDPLDARDAILEIRAGTGGEEAALFARDLLEMYLRFAEEMGYEAEILDANPTDLGGFAKVVVEVRGEGAYGTFKYESGVHRVQRVPATETQGRIHTSTATVAVLPKAEESDFQLNLDEIRIDVMRASGPGGQGVNTTDSAVRVVHLPTGITVTCQESRSQIKNREKALMVLRSRLLEMRRAEEAERLRQTRLAQIGTGERSEKIRTYNFPQSRVTDHRIGFTTHDLEGVLSGHLQPLLEALRRADQERQLEAMTEA; the protein is encoded by the coding sequence ATGCTGGACAAGCTCGCCCGCCTAGAGGAGGAGCACCGGGAGTTGGAGGCGCGCCTCGCTGATCCCGAGGTCCTCAAGGACCCCAAGCGCTACCAGGCCCTCTCCCGGCGCTACGCGGAGATGGGGGAGGTGATCGCCCTCATCCGGGAGTACCGCAAGGTGCTCCAGGACCTGGAGGGGGTGGAGGGCCTCCTGGAAGACCCCGAGCTCAAGGAGGTGGCCAGGGCGGAAAGGGAAGCCCTCCTGGCCCGGAAGGGGGAGCTGGAGCGCCAGCTGGAGCGTTACCTCCTCCCCAAAGACCCCCTGGACGCGCGGGACGCCATCCTGGAGATCCGCGCGGGCACCGGGGGGGAGGAGGCGGCCCTCTTCGCCCGCGACCTCCTGGAGATGTACCTGCGCTTCGCCGAGGAGATGGGCTACGAAGCGGAGATCCTGGACGCTAACCCCACGGATCTGGGGGGGTTCGCCAAGGTGGTCGTGGAGGTGCGGGGCGAGGGGGCCTACGGCACCTTCAAGTACGAAAGCGGGGTCCACCGGGTGCAGCGGGTGCCCGCCACGGAGACCCAGGGGCGCATCCACACCTCCACCGCCACGGTGGCCGTCTTGCCCAAGGCGGAGGAGTCCGACTTCCAGCTCAACCTGGACGAGATCCGCATCGACGTGATGCGGGCCTCGGGGCCTGGGGGCCAGGGGGTGAACACCACGGACAGCGCCGTGCGGGTGGTGCACCTGCCCACGGGGATCACCGTCACTTGCCAGGAGTCGCGGAGCCAGATCAAGAACCGGGAGAAGGCCCTCATGGTCCTGCGTAGCCGCCTCCTGGAGATGCGGCGGGCGGAGGAAGCGGAGAGGCTCCGCCAGACCCGCCTGGCCCAGATCGGCACCGGGGAGCGCTCGGAGAAGATCCGCACCTACAACTTCCCCCAGTCCCGGGTCACGGACCACCGCATCGGCTTCACCACCCACGACCTCGAGGGCGTCCTCTCCGGGCACCTCCAGCCCCTCCTGGAGGCCCTCCGGCGGGCCGACCAGGAGCGCCAGCTGGAGGCCATGACGGAAGCGTGA
- a CDS encoding ZIP family metal transporter codes for MEAHVLYALLAGLFTWAFTALGAALVFLVRNPNQRFLDGMLGLAAGAMLAASFFGLLAPALESAEESWGGLAWVPVGLGFLAGALLVVLLDRYAVGLRLFRPLVRSLGERGNRRLALLLVLAIAMHNLPEGLGLGVAFGAAALGLSEAITLGGAIALALAIGLHNVPEGMAVAFPLRREGARPAVAWFYGQLSAIVEPIGAVLGALLVAAVVPSLPYLLALAAGVMVFVVVEEIIPSAQGNGSKRLATWMAVAGFLLIMALDLTLEG; via the coding sequence ATGGAAGCCCACGTCCTCTACGCCCTCCTGGCCGGGCTCTTCACCTGGGCCTTCACCGCCTTGGGGGCGGCCCTGGTCTTCCTGGTGCGCAACCCCAACCAGCGCTTCCTGGACGGGATGTTGGGCCTGGCCGCCGGGGCCATGCTGGCGGCGAGCTTCTTCGGCCTTCTGGCCCCCGCCCTGGAGAGCGCGGAGGAGAGCTGGGGCGGGTTGGCCTGGGTGCCCGTGGGCCTGGGCTTTTTGGCCGGGGCCCTCCTGGTGGTCCTCCTGGACCGCTACGCCGTGGGCCTCCGCCTCTTCCGGCCCCTGGTGCGCTCCCTGGGGGAGCGAGGCAACCGCCGCCTGGCCCTCCTCCTGGTCCTGGCCATCGCCATGCACAACCTCCCCGAGGGGCTCGGCCTGGGGGTGGCCTTCGGGGCCGCCGCCTTAGGCCTCAGCGAGGCCATCACCCTGGGCGGGGCCATCGCCCTGGCCCTGGCCATCGGCCTGCACAACGTCCCCGAGGGAATGGCGGTGGCCTTTCCCCTGCGCCGGGAGGGGGCCAGGCCCGCGGTGGCGTGGTTTTACGGCCAGCTCTCGGCCATCGTGGAGCCCATCGGCGCGGTGCTGGGAGCCCTGCTGGTGGCCGCGGTGGTGCCCAGCCTCCCCTACCTCTTGGCCTTGGCCGCCGGGGTGATGGTCTTCGTGGTGGTGGAGGAGATCATCCCCTCGGCCCAGGGCAACGGGAGCAAGCGCCTCGCCACCTGGATGGCGGTGGCCGGCTTCCTCCTGATCATGGCCCTGGACCTCACCCTGGAGGGCTGA
- a CDS encoding SCO family protein: MRRKALWPMLALLALVAVAYLLLPKGSPTFYGTRLLNPRPVDFTLEGAGGPVRLADLEDKVVPIFFGFVHCPDVCPTTMLALRRAYQALSPQEQERVQVVFISVDPERDTPEIAQRYAEAFHERFLGLSGTPEAIREVAQRFGVYYQKTQYRGPLDYQVDHTATTFVVREGRLTLLYSPDKVEATDRVVADLRALLRGF; encoded by the coding sequence ATGAGGCGGAAAGCGCTTTGGCCCATGCTCGCCCTTCTGGCCCTGGTGGCCGTGGCCTACCTCCTGCTTCCCAAGGGTTCCCCCACCTTTTACGGCACCCGTCTCCTGAACCCCCGCCCCGTGGACTTCACCCTAGAGGGCGCGGGGGGCCCCGTGCGCCTCGCCGACCTGGAGGACAAGGTGGTCCCCATCTTCTTCGGCTTCGTCCACTGCCCCGACGTCTGCCCCACCACCATGCTGGCCCTCAGGCGGGCCTACCAGGCCCTGAGCCCCCAGGAGCAGGAGCGGGTCCAGGTGGTCTTCATCAGCGTGGACCCCGAGCGGGACACCCCCGAGATCGCCCAGCGCTACGCCGAGGCCTTCCACGAGCGCTTTTTGGGCCTCTCGGGAACCCCCGAGGCCATCCGCGAGGTGGCCCAGCGCTTTGGGGTCTACTACCAGAAAACCCAGTACCGGGGACCCCTGGACTACCAGGTGGACCACACCGCCACCACCTTCGTGGTCCGGGAGGGCAGGCTCACCCTCCTCTATAGCCCCGACAAGGTCGAGGCCACCGACCGGGTGGTGGCCGACCTCCGGGCCCTCCTGCGGGGGTTCTGA
- a CDS encoding copper chaperone PCu(A)C produces MAAAQPVATGGWVRLVPPVVRDTAAYLTLENRGRAPLRLVGGETPVAERVSIHQEHREHRGGHVVLGMRPLPHLDIPPGGRVEFRPGRYHLMLEGLRRPLQAGERVEIVLKFQDGTRLRVVLPVEMR; encoded by the coding sequence ATGGCCGCGGCCCAGCCCGTGGCCACAGGGGGCTGGGTGCGTCTGGTCCCCCCCGTGGTGCGGGATACCGCCGCCTACCTCACCCTGGAGAACCGGGGCAGGGCCCCCTTGCGCCTGGTGGGGGGGGAGACCCCGGTGGCCGAGCGGGTTTCCATCCACCAGGAGCACCGGGAGCACCGGGGGGGGCACGTGGTCCTGGGGATGCGCCCCCTGCCCCACCTGGACATCCCCCCAGGGGGGCGGGTGGAGTTCCGCCCCGGGCGCTACCACCTGATGCTGGAGGGTCTCAGGCGCCCCCTGCAGGCGGGAGAAAGGGTGGAGATCGTCCTCAAGTTCCAGGACGGCACCCGGCTTAGGGTGGTCCTTCCCGTGGAGATGCGATGA